TCTATAGTACCAGTTGCCTCTTCTTCACCAGACAATGCCACGAGAGCTGCGACCAGACCAGCATTTCCTGCAAGAGTTGGTTCAGTGTAGTTGTAGTTGGTCCGGACATCGCGGAACCCATCACGTTTGTCAGGACCAGCAACCATGGCTCCTTCAATGGTGTTTGGGTTTGGTTTCTTGCTGTCTCTCCATTTCCATCCTCCTTTGCAGTTATATTTGACTTTGTTCTTGGGAATCGAAGCTCCTCGATGATGCACGCGTTTCGGGTATTTTGTGCCAAAACCCACCAGATAACTCATTTTCCGAGGGTTTTTACCGAGTATATAATCAATCTGCAAAACACCCAGCTATGATGAGTGAAGCCCAATTCTGGTCATCAAAATGTAACAAGTGTTTCTACATTACGACCAAACAactatgtttttgttatttttgattattaaatcaactattttaatacaaatggATACACTCGAAAAGTAAACTTATATGTCAGACATTACGCCAGTGTTGATGAGTTAAATCTTTTAAGTGATTATCTTGGTAAAAAAGTGTTATTATTGGATATCTCTCCTCAAGTATTTGTACAAAGAGAAAGACGCATTACCTGAGTCCTCGCAAACTCTCGTAGGACATTGGTTGAATAGAAATTAGGTCCACAGTACCATCCAGGAGTATCAGCAGCATCAAGATAGTCACTGTACAATGTCGCTAAGAAGGCTGCATTTGCAGCATACTGCAGAGGCTGTGGGTCTCCATGATTTAACTCTATCAAACCTCCTGCACATATTAccaaaatttactttttttagagaacaggttcAACAATCAAAGGTTTTATTAAAGCCAAACATTAACAGATAGGAAACTCACCACTGGTTCTGTTAAATTTGTTGAAATAAGGCAGGTATGAGCACATGACTATGCTGGTCTGATTATGGAAGGTTCTGAGAATTTCTTCATATGGATATCCAGGACTCAAAAACAGCCTCAACCGGCTCAGCAGTAACTGAAAAGCACAGGGATTCATAAGACACgaacatataaaaaaagaaataaacacaGTGAATAAATTGTCTTGTGGACTGACCTGAGCACCAGCAAGCTTGTTGTCCCAGCTAAACACACCATAGTACGGGCCACCCCAGAATGCACCAGCATGCTTCGCCATAGTTGGTTTTGTGATCAGATCGAGATAAGTCACGTTTCCTGTAGCGTAGTACAACCAAGCACCGCCCCAAATAAACTCATCCCAATACATGCTTGAGTTGTAGAACTTGGCTGATTCCGCAGTGCCTGCACTGTATCTGCCTCTCCTGGTCCTTCCAAACTGATACACCGTCTTAGCACCATGTACAAGCTTCTTAGAATAATCCTTGTTGTCCTTGAAGACAATGGAAGCAGAAGCCAGAGCAGCCGCCATCTCCGCAGCGAGATCCGAGCATCCACCATTACAGGTAGTCACAGGCCTTTTATAGTCCATGTCCTCAGGCCTCATCCAGCAGTAATGGTCATTAGGATCCGTACTTCCATCGTCAGTATTTCCAGATCCAACctaaatataacaaaacaaagtcaatcaaaatatatacatgaaaGGAAGCAAGGAGTAGAGGCCATATtttttcccatatagatcagacccgATCAGACGGAGACAATCTAAGGAGAGTCGTCCGACCGACCACCACATGATCTAAACAGATGGGcggatgacaaaaaaaaaaaaaaattcagttctACCAAGTTTACCTGTGAGACCAGATCATTGATGGAATCAGCAGTGCTATTAAAGGTCTTGAGAAAGTAATCAGTTCCCCATTTAATGAGCTCCTTAACATGGACAAGCTCTCCTGCAGCTTCATACTTAGCACTGTACTCAATCACACTCCAGCTCAACATGGTCATAGCGTAAGCCATGGGGAAGTTGAATTTGATTGCATCTCCAGCATCGTAATAGCCTCCAACCAAATCTTTATAGAAGCTCCCGGTGTCACCTTTCCCATCTTGAAGACCAGAGTTGCCTCTCCACGACACATTATTATGCCTCGGCAATCTCCCAGCTAAGTAATTAAAATCCGATCAGATCTTGAAGACAGTTAAAGTAATTAATATCATGACTTACATTTCTGAGCGTTGAAGAACTTGAGGGCTTTGTGAAGAGCCATGGTGTAGTTATCCGGGGGCGGATTCTTGTGGTGGTGACGTGGCACGGTTTTGACGATCAAGGTGATGAATCCCGCGAGTAGAGCTGCGGCGACGATAGTGCCGACAGTCCAGACGAAGATCTTGCGGCTGACGATTATACAACCGAGATCGACgtacctcttcttcttctgctcagTGGGACCGAGAAGCCAGCTCTGCTGCGTCTCGTCGAGTGGCCTGGAGAGAGCGGCACGGTCGACATCGTTCAAATTGCGGCTACGATCGTCGTCGGTGGCGGAATCGGTGGCGTGGATCTCGAGCGGACCTCCCCAGGGATCTCGACCGTACATGGTGAAGATGGGAGTGAATCGAAGTTGGTTCGTTGGAGGATCAGATCTGAGAGTTTGTTTGGTTTGGAGTGTGAGAGAGGTAGAAATGTGAAAGCTAGTCAATTATGGAGGAAGAAAAGACAGCCATGTGCctcctttttaattttttttttctcacttcaattattatttttcttattatatttgCCTGTGGCTGTCGGTGCATTTCTACATGTTACGTTACAGCTACTACACACTCAATTTGGACGGGGACTTATTCGCCAACCATGATTGAGCTTTCTGGCCAACACGTTAATTGGTGaatgaaaccaaaccaaaactctTACCAAACAGCTTTCTTTAAACCCAAACTCCACAAATCtgcaaaacaatatttacaaaattaaattcgataatattttacaaaaaaaaactttccaaaaaCCACGTCCGTCTTAAACTATTTAGTAGTCTTGGGCAAACAATAAGAAAATGGATCCTATTCAAACATTCTTTTCAAACTATAAGAAAATGGTATTTCTTTCTCATCAGGTATGACGCGCTTGGCAATTTCTTTCTCCACAATGACTCAGATCCCAGTTTCTTACCGGCGTCTCATTAGGCGTCGGATCCTCGTTTATCTCACAGTTCCTTCACCGCCgcaggagatgaagaagaagaaacccaaaAGGTCATCGGCCTTCAAGGCGTCTCCAAAATCGGCTCTGGCGAAATCGGCTTCTCCTCAGACCAAATCACCTCTACCCAAAATTGATGTGACAGATCTCACCTCGTTGGCAAACAAGGACGCTTCCGATGCCCAAATCGACCCTACCGTCGATGCGGTTGCTCAGCCTCCTGCTAACCTCTCAGACTCATCACATCAGACTGTAGAATCTCAGTCGGATAGGACAGTGATCGTTGATGAATCGGCGGATCCATCCTCTTTCCATGACGAAGATACCACAACTCAGACTGTATCGAGCCCTAAAGGTCTTCCTCCGAGCTCCTCTGCATAGTCACTAATTCACTCTCAACTGCCGAAGCTGGGACTTTTCTAGTTATTGATGTGATTGCGGAAGCTCAAGCAGCTTCTAAAGAGTACGCTAGTGCTCCGGTAGGTGCGCTCGTGCTAAAGGGAAACTCTTATCCAAAAAGGGGGAAGCTTCCACTCTTCCATCCGGGGAAGCTTGAGTAAAGATCCCAAACTCTGTTATTGAGAAGAATCGGAAAGCGTGGGAACCGTTTGTGCTTGGCCAATTCTACTCAGACCCGCCGTCTCAAGGCACCCTGCACAACATTGTTAATGGGATTTGGAGCAAGCAATATCGTGATATTGCGGTGTCAAAAATGGAAGGCTTCGCTTTTCTATTTCGAATCCCTAACGCATCAACCTGAGCGAGGGTGATTAAGCAGAAGTTGTGGCAGATCGAAGGTCAAACAATGTTTGTGGATAAATGGGAGCCTGGTGTCGTCCCTACCAAACCCGAGCTTACATCAGCCCACATTTGGTTGGTGCTGAGAAAGGTCCCTCTCCAGTTCTTCAACGAGGATGGTTTGGAACGTATAGCGGGGCTGGTGGGACACCCAAAGTTTTTGCATCCCATGACTGCAAATAAAACAAACCTAGAGGTTGCCAAGGTTTTTACTATCATCGATCCTAGGAAACCTCTC
This genomic stretch from Raphanus sativus cultivar WK10039 chromosome 3, ASM80110v3, whole genome shotgun sequence harbors:
- the LOC108847475 gene encoding endoglucanase 25, whose amino-acid sequence is MYGRDPWGGPLEIHATDSATDDDRSRNLNDVDRAALSRPLDETQQSWLLGPTEQKKKRYVDLGCIIVSRKIFVWTVGTIVAAALLAGFITLIVKTVPRHHHKNPPPDNYTMALHKALKFFNAQKSGRLPRHNNVSWRGNSGLQDGKGDTGSFYKDLVGGYYDAGDAIKFNFPMAYAMTMLSWSVIEYSAKYEAAGELVHVKELIKWGTDYFLKTFNSTADSINDLVSQVGSGNTDDGSTDPNDHYCWMRPEDMDYKRPVTTCNGGCSDLAAEMAAALASASIVFKDNKDYSKKLVHGAKTVYQFGRTRRGRYSAGTAESAKFYNSSMYWDEFIWGGAWLYYATGNVTYLDLITKPTMAKHAGAFWGGPYYGVFSWDNKLAGAQLLLSRLRLFLSPGYPYEEILRTFHNQTSIVMCSYLPYFNKFNRTSGGLIELNHGDPQPLQYAANAAFLATLYSDYLDAADTPGWYCGPNFYSTNVLREFARTQIDYILGKNPRKMSYLVGFGTKYPKRVHHRGASIPKNKVKYNCKGGWKWRDSKKPNPNTIEGAMVAGPDKRDGFRDVRTNYNYTEPTLAGNAGLVAALVALSGEEEATGTIDKNTIFSAVPPLFPTPPPPPAPWKP